One Psychrobacillus glaciei genomic region harbors:
- a CDS encoding DUF5412 family protein: MRKLSLFEMIVIELKKAGVIILILFGILISFITIILFLILCANIIISFIKKKLFPKKMLIVTLSGVVLVSSIYIYEMYFFTFSEIDKEYTQNGPGPVTSPTEKYTANAFYEPYGGAAGGVNVWVEITYNNEGNKVKTVYYGDAKSNFSMEWMDEDTLYILNDEPEYPNSNRSIELEIGKEIYHENGLACKSLLMKDDYETCYQN, translated from the coding sequence TTGCGTAAATTATCATTATTTGAAATGATTGTTATTGAACTTAAGAAGGCGGGAGTTATTATTTTAATTTTATTTGGTATCTTAATTTCTTTTATTACCATTATATTATTCTTAATTTTATGTGCTAATATAATAATTTCTTTCATTAAAAAGAAACTTTTTCCAAAAAAGATGCTGATTGTAACGTTATCTGGGGTTGTTTTAGTATCTTCAATCTATATATATGAAATGTACTTTTTTACATTTAGTGAAATTGATAAAGAATATACTCAAAACGGACCTGGACCTGTAACATCACCCACAGAAAAATATACTGCTAACGCTTTTTATGAACCATATGGTGGTGCGGCTGGAGGAGTTAATGTATGGGTTGAAATCACATACAATAATGAGGGGAATAAAGTTAAAACTGTTTATTATGGGGATGCAAAAAGTAATTTTTCTATGGAATGGATGGATGAAGATACCCTGTATATTTTAAATGACGAACCTGAGTATCCAAATTCAAATAGAAGTATCGAATTAGAAATTGGTAAAGAGATTTATCACGAAAATGGTTTGGCTTGTAAAAGTTTGTTAATGAAAGACGACTATGAGACTTGCTACCAAAACTAA
- a CDS encoding group II intron maturase-specific domain-containing protein codes for MKLRLQKFNLEIAEDKTKIIPFGKFAEKDAKLKGNGKPDTFDFLGFTHYCGKSKSGHFRVKRKSSRKKLQGKLKESKEWIKKNRNNDIHMIMDRFKRSLVGYYNYYCITDNTPSVHQFKDKIQYLLFKWLNRRSQRKSFTWDKFNLFLHKYPLPSPRIKVNIYDLRKEISYIL; via the coding sequence TTGAAGCTGAGATTACAGAAGTTTAACTTAGAAATAGCGGAGGATAAAACCAAAATTATTCCCTTCGGGAAATTTGCGGAGAAAGATGCAAAACTAAAGGGAAATGGAAAACCTGACACCTTTGATTTCCTAGGTTTTACACACTACTGTGGAAAGAGTAAATCTGGACACTTTCGTGTGAAACGGAAATCAAGCAGGAAAAAGCTACAAGGTAAACTAAAGGAATCAAAGGAATGGATAAAGAAGAACCGAAATAATGATATTCATATGATAATGGATAGATTTAAACGCTCGCTTGTAGGTTATTACAACTACTATTGCATCACGGATAACACCCCAAGTGTTCACCAATTTAAAGACAAAATCCAGTATTTACTGTTTAAATGGCTCAACAGAAGAAGTCAAAGAAAATCCTTTACTTGGGATAAATTCAATCTCTTTCTTCATAAATATCCGTTACCCTCACCAAGAATTAAGGTGAATATATACGACTTAAGAAAAGAGATTAGCTATATTTTGTGA
- a CDS encoding DUF4181 domain-containing protein: MGGNVIVFGIEPIVWLKLIFVIVIFLILFIIFGSFIRRWLKVEKKKRFSHNHVNDKHQKIDWTIRIIFIAFIILGSFINVTRDYTERIWFLEPWYLLFGLTILSEAVRALMEWKYSDNKNAYIFTLSQLVFGMILAISILRTNFFGMF; encoded by the coding sequence ATGGGCGGTAATGTTATTGTGTTTGGTATTGAACCGATAGTCTGGCTTAAGTTGATCTTCGTGATAGTAATTTTTTTAATATTGTTTATTATTTTTGGTTCATTTATAAGAAGGTGGTTGAAAGTTGAAAAGAAGAAGCGTTTTTCACATAACCATGTGAATGACAAACACCAAAAAATTGATTGGACGATTAGAATAATTTTCATCGCTTTTATAATATTGGGATCTTTTATTAATGTCACTCGAGATTATACAGAACGAATTTGGTTCTTAGAGCCATGGTATTTATTATTCGGTTTAACTATATTGTCCGAGGCAGTTCGAGCATTAATGGAATGGAAATATTCGGATAATAAAAACGCATATATTTTTACTTTAAGTCAGTTAGTATTTGGCATGATATTAGCAATTTCAATATTAAGAACTAACTTTTTTGGTATGTTTTAA
- the ltrA gene encoding group II intron reverse transcriptase/maturase, translating into MHKKKPYVISKNVVYEAFLRVKANKGSAGIDEQSIAEFEENLKDNLYKIWNRMSSGSYFPPAVKAVEIPKKAGGTRTLGIPTVSDRIAQMTVKLYFEPSVEPFFHEDSYGYRPKKSAIQALEITRKRCWKYNWVLEFDIKGLFDNIDHDLLMRAVEKHTKVEWIKVYIKRWLRAPFQTKEGIIERISGTPQGGVISPVLANLFLHYTFDKWMAINHPNNPFARYADDAVIHCQTEEEAKKLLESLNERMNICKLELHPTKTKIIYCKDADRKEEHENISFDFLGYTFRPRLSKNRWGKHFVNFTPAISNKSKKSIRQKVRGWKLQLKANKELFDLSMMFNSAIQGWINYYGKFYKSEMYASLRHINKALIMWARKKYKRLARHKKNAERFMGRIAIQNPKLFKHWELGIKPTAE; encoded by the coding sequence ATGCATAAAAAAAAGCCGTATGTTATATCCAAAAACGTAGTATATGAAGCTTTTCTAAGAGTTAAAGCAAACAAAGGGTCAGCAGGAATTGATGAGCAATCCATAGCAGAGTTTGAAGAAAATCTCAAAGATAACCTGTATAAAATATGGAACCGAATGTCATCTGGCAGTTATTTTCCTCCAGCTGTTAAAGCTGTAGAAATACCCAAGAAAGCTGGGGGTACAAGGACACTTGGAATTCCAACTGTGTCGGATAGAATTGCACAAATGACAGTGAAATTATATTTTGAACCTTCGGTAGAGCCATTCTTTCATGAAGATTCCTATGGATACAGACCGAAGAAAAGTGCCATTCAAGCGTTAGAGATCACTCGGAAAAGATGTTGGAAGTACAATTGGGTACTTGAATTCGATATTAAAGGTTTATTCGATAATATAGACCATGATTTATTAATGAGAGCGGTAGAAAAGCATACAAAAGTCGAGTGGATAAAGGTATACATCAAAAGATGGTTAAGAGCCCCGTTTCAAACGAAAGAAGGAATAATAGAACGTATCTCTGGCACACCGCAAGGTGGGGTCATAAGTCCGGTATTAGCAAATTTATTTCTTCACTATACGTTTGATAAATGGATGGCAATCAATCATCCTAACAATCCATTTGCTAGATATGCAGATGACGCAGTCATCCACTGTCAGACAGAGGAAGAAGCGAAGAAGTTACTTGAATCTCTAAACGAGAGAATGAATATATGTAAGCTCGAACTTCATCCAACTAAAACCAAAATTATTTATTGCAAGGATGCAGATAGAAAAGAAGAGCATGAAAATATATCGTTTGATTTTCTAGGGTATACGTTCAGACCGAGACTGTCGAAAAACAGGTGGGGAAAACACTTTGTGAATTTCACTCCCGCTATCAGTAATAAATCCAAGAAATCAATCCGACAAAAAGTAAGAGGTTGGAAACTGCAATTGAAGGCAAATAAGGAACTCTTTGACTTATCGATGATGTTTAACTCAGCTATTCAAGGATGGATTAATTACTATGGGAAGTTCTACAAATCCGAAATGTATGCTAGTTTAAGGCATATTAATAAAGCCTTAATCATGTGGGCAAGAAAGAAATATAAAAGACTTGCTCGTCATAAGAAAAATGCGGAACGTTTTATGGGTAGGATTGCTATTCAGAATCCTAAGCTCTTTAAACATTGGGAACTAGGTATTAAGCCTACGGCTGAATAA